The genomic window TTAAATTCATTTGAAATTAAGTTTTTGCAGTGATAAAGCATTTAATTCTTAAATTTTACCTTTGTACAAATTCAAACTATGGAATATCAGATCAGGCCGGCCACTTCAGAAGATTACCCAAGGATTATGGAAATCTGGGAATCTGCCGTAAAAGCGACCCACGACTTTCTTGCTGAGGAAGACTTTAATTATTTTAAACAAGCCATTCCCAATGAATACCTGCCGAATCTAACCGTGTATCTTATCACGAAGAACGGCCAGCCCCAAGGTTTTGCTTCCGTTGCTGACGGAAACCTGGAAATGCTTTTCATCCACAACGATTCCCGCGGGAAAGGCCTTGGAAAAAAGCTGTTCCGGTTTATGAAAGAAACTACATCACTGACAAAAGTAGATGTCAACGAGCAGAATCCGCAGGCGATCGGCTTTTATGAAAAGATGGGGTTCACAAAATCAGGAAGGTCTGAAAAAGACGGTTCCGGAAAACCTTATCCGATTATCCATATGAGCCTATAAAAAATGACTCTCTGTAAACCCTCATTCCTAAAAATGTTCTAGCCTGATAAAAAATTATTTTGATATTTAGGAGCCTTGGAAGGATCTTAACTAAAGGTACTTCCAGCATCAAGCTTCCATCTTCCAGCCTTTTAATCCGGTTCATACTCCGAGTTCAAATTATTTTTTTCCCATCACCTCCCGGAACAATCCTTTGATGTGATCAATTTCCTGCTGGTAATTCGTTTTCTTGCGGCAGCCAAAGTATAAGGTGTTTTCCAGTTTTTTTCCGCCTTCCCAGATGAGCTGGATTTCTCCGTCTTCGATTTCTTTTTTACATAGAAAATCCGGGACGACCGCTACACCGGAACCGCCTTTCAGGCAGCGTACGATGGAATTGAGGTTGGGAACGATATAATTGGGCCGGAAATCCGGCTTGTGGCCGAAATTCAGGATCCAGAACTGGAAAAGATGCTCCATATCCCCGGCGGTCCCATACCATTTTTCGTTTCTAAGCCATTCTTCAGCATATTCGCTCCCCTGATCATTTAAAATATTTTCAAACTCTTTTACATCAACATCTTTGCCTCCGACCAGAATAATCTGTTCCGATGAAAATGCTTCATGCATAATATTCGGAGAAATCCCTTTTTTCGGGGTAATGATCAAATCCAGAATCCCTTTATCCAGCTGGTCGAGCATTTCCCGGTATTGCCCGAAACTGATGATCAGGTTGAAGGGCAGGCTTGAGACATACTGTTCCAGCGTCGTCTGGAAAGTTTCAAAGCACATTCCGACACTGATGGTGGGCGTCTGCTTTTCAGTAGATTTCTGAAAATTCTTTTCCACTTCTTCCAGTTTGGTCAACGGCTCAGAGATTGCATTGAACAAGACCTTTCCCCTTTCTGTAGGGATCATTTTCCTTCCCGTCCGGTCGAATAATTTATACCCAACATAAGCTTCAAGCGAACTGAGATGCAAACTTACTCCCGGCTGGGAAATAAACAAGGTATCCGCAGCTTCGGTAAGTGTTCCCGTTCTGTAAATCGCTTTGAAAGTCCGGTACCATTCCAGATTAACCATAGGTATTACTTTTATGATGCAAATGTAATTAAATAAACATAGTTATAATATTTTTGAGACTAATGAAAGCAATTAACGCTGTCTATATCATAATTAAAAAATTCATTTACAATTAATTATACTCAAAATCATTTAAATAATACTTAACTATGAGTTTTATTATTTTTCTGATATCAAATGAGCTGATACCTTTGCATCTGAATTTAAACCAAACATCAGACAATGAAAAAAGTATTGATTATCAACGGAGGACAGAACTTCGGCCATTCCGGCGGGAAATACAACCGTACTATCGCAGAAAACACCCAGGAAGTCCTGAAAAATTTTGATGAAGTAGAAATAAGAATCACGGATGTGGATCAGGGATATGACAAACATGAAGAAGTGGAGAAATTTGTCTGGGCAGATTATATCATCTACCATACACCCATCTGGTGGTTTCAGCTGCCCAACGGATTGAAGAAATATATCGATGA from Chryseobacterium sp. SORGH_AS_0447 includes these protein-coding regions:
- a CDS encoding LysR family transcriptional regulator, which codes for MVNLEWYRTFKAIYRTGTLTEAADTLFISQPGVSLHLSSLEAYVGYKLFDRTGRKMIPTERGKVLFNAISEPLTKLEEVEKNFQKSTEKQTPTISVGMCFETFQTTLEQYVSSLPFNLIISFGQYREMLDQLDKGILDLIITPKKGISPNIMHEAFSSEQIILVGGKDVDVKEFENILNDQGSEYAEEWLRNEKWYGTAGDMEHLFQFWILNFGHKPDFRPNYIVPNLNSIVRCLKGGSGVAVVPDFLCKKEIEDGEIQLIWEGGKKLENTLYFGCRKKTNYQQEIDHIKGLFREVMGKK
- a CDS encoding acetyltransferase encodes the protein MEYQIRPATSEDYPRIMEIWESAVKATHDFLAEEDFNYFKQAIPNEYLPNLTVYLITKNGQPQGFASVADGNLEMLFIHNDSRGKGLGKKLFRFMKETTSLTKVDVNEQNPQAIGFYEKMGFTKSGRSEKDGSGKPYPIIHMSL